In Rhodamnia argentea isolate NSW1041297 chromosome 4, ASM2092103v1, whole genome shotgun sequence, the following proteins share a genomic window:
- the LOC115740975 gene encoding nuclear pore complex protein NUP85: protein MPGAASDSGGGGSAGAGALVPLSSETKQSPVYPLRHSVGPPVSPRVSVCWARGSSLRVSIFQQQSPSCGEGDVGGEVVEVKLSGGDGEISDAQWRRIAYGSMSPFAMLQSRRNSVSTLSRISPSPYHVDWWEFVMEYSKDINALLGSPRSTPASVIEDPKTVLKKSEKPTSLKAAWELMELFYADKLSQAWLPERLIDWLADYDSLFSGSCATVHSKLVDFQNELINIQVIEDNPRYWEVIGSALAVGWLEIVVKLLHLHGSYQLDQLSSRETESGLVEAVAVLISRMPRMRLELGDGRLGECYKAKPDFIKAWEKWRAQITKMDCSAYWIQCNHLQTREGLKNLLQIMLGNTNSLSSATYHWLELYVSHFLYVRPFTVGLESMHGLAQKCIQLKPVPRSQKLMGLLLGILGENTEVVLAECSKQFGPWMVAHAIELMTAGSDEAESLLCEEHYNLGELSIQELHRLVYAQVLSSHAFTWQIAPVYLTSCMKQGMGLLEILLCKQPVQHNELLHKNLEICRLYELDSVSSHIMKIAGVHHWKHGRKGAGVFWLQQARDEFRLHKIAQQLFASVGKSISDESFKQWEGLIELLGSESKTAGGLEFLHKYRDFKRSLKHIHDGKSIEAAQQAVESLMLLMKNPSTPQRFWLPLLYDSLKLINWQDRPVLNVTQTNLLLNRLQELSIARLRPDFVEADLPSQALSAVRLALATNLGRAILEE from the exons ATGCCGGGAGCCGCGTCGGACtcaggcggcggcggcagcgccGGCGCCGGCGCGTTGGTGCCGCTTTCTTCAGAAACCAAGCAGTCTCCCGTCTATCCCCTCCGCCACTCCGTCGGACCTCCGGTTTCTCCTCGAGTCTCCGTCTGCTGGGCGCGTGGCAGCTCCCTGCGCGTCTCGATCTTCCAGCAGCAATCTCCCTCCTGCGGCGAAGGCGACGTGGGAGGGGAGGTCGTCGAGGTCAAGCTCAGCGGCGGAGATGGAGAGATCAGCGACGCGCAGTGGAGGAGGATCGCGTACGGTTCGATGTCGCCGTTCGCGATGCTCCAGAGCCGGAGGAACTCGGTCTCGACCTTGTCGAGGATAAGTCCATCTCCTTACCACGTAGATTG GTGGGAGTTTGTCATGGAGTACAGCAAAGACATAAATGCACTTCTAGGTAGTCCAAGATCTACTCCTGCATCGGTTATTGAAGATCCGAAGACAGTTTTGAAG AAAAGTGAGAAGCCAACATCTTTGAAAGCTGCATGGGAGTTGATGGAATTGTTTTATGCTGATAAGCTGTCTCAAGCATGGTTACCAGAGCGGCTTATTGATTGGTTAGCC GATTATGATAGCCTATTCTCTGGCTCTTGTGCAACAGTCCACTCTAAACTTGTGGATTTCCAGAATGAACTTATAAATATCCAG GTTATTGAGGACAATCCTAGGTACTGGGAAGTGATAGGGTCAGCTCTTGCGGTGGGCTGGTTAGAGATTGTT GTTAAATTGTTACATCTCCATGGGTCTTACCAACTGGATCAGCTAAGTAGTCGTGAG ACAGAGAGTGGACTGGTAGAGGCAGTTGCTGTTCTTATCTCGAGAATGCCACGCATGCGTCTTGAACTAGGAGATGGAAGATTAGGTGAATGCTATAAAGCTAAACCTGACTTTATTAAG GCATGGGAGAAATGGAGGGCACAAATTACCAAGATGGACTGCAGTGCATATTGGATCCAATGTAATCATCTTCAGACAAGAGAAGGCTTGAAAAATTTACTGCAAATAATGCTGGGGAACACCAACAGTCTTTCATCTGCGACCTATCATTGGCTAGAGCTATATGTTTCTCACTTCTTGTATGTCAGGCCATTCACAGTG GGTCTTGAAAGCATGCATGGCCTCGCGCAAAAATGCATTCAGTTGAAACCAGTGCCTAGATCCCAGAAGTTGATGGGACTTCTTCTTGGAATTCTTGGGGAAAATACAGAG GTCGTATTAGCAGAATGCTCTAAACAGTTTGGCCCTTG GATGGTTGCGCATGCCATAGAGTTGATGACTGCTGGGAGTGATGAAGCAGAAAGTCTTTTGTGTGAAGAGCACTATAATCTCGGGGAGCTCTCTATACAGGAGCTCCATCGACTGGTCTATGCTCAAGTTCTCTCTTCTCATGCATTTACATGGCAG ATCGCTCCAGTTTATTTGACATCGTGCATGAAGCAGGGAATGGGCTTGTTAGAGATTTTATTGTGTAAGCAGCCTGTTCAGCATAATGAACTGCTGCATAAG AATTTAGAGATCTGCCGTTTATATGAACTTGACAGTGTCAGCTCTCATATAATGAAG ATTGCCGGTGTGCATCACTGGAAGCATGGCCGAAAAGGTGCTGGGGTTTTTTGGCTCCAACAAGCTCGGGATGAATTTCGTCTTCATAAAATTGCTCAACAGTTGTTTGCTTCTGTGGGAAAGTCTATTTCAGATGAAAGTTTCAAG CAATGGGAAGGTCTCATTGAGTTGCTGGGTTCTGAGTCTAAAACTGCTGGAGGTCTTGAGTTTCTGCACAA GTACAGGGATTTCAAGAGGTCTCTTAAGCACATTCATGATGGAAAAAGCATAGAAGCTGCTCAGCAAGCTGTGGAGTCCCTTATGTTG CTTATGAAAAACCCTTCCACACCTCAACGATTTTGGCTGCCTCTTCTGTATGACTCG TTGAAGTTGATTAATTGGCAGGATCGACCTGTATTAAATGTCACTCAGACCAACCTTCTGTTAAATAGACTGCAAGAGCTATCCATAGCGAGGCTGCGTCCGGACTTCGTTGAAGCTGACTTGCCATCTCAAGCCTTAAGCGCCGTAAGGCTAGCCCTTGCCACAAACCTTGGACGTGCTATTTTAGAAGAATGA
- the LOC115740976 gene encoding ultraviolet-B receptor UVR8 — MEGSETAPASGDPSRRVVAVASGEAHTLALTGDGFVYAWGRGLFGRLGTGSEEDELFPVRVKFDFPQDRRVKIVGIAAGAYHSLCLADDGSVWCWGYNAYGQLGVGGDNSVVPCLMNVFNELASPISMTNESEMNSKAPLKVCSVKAGGMTSFAIDNLGALWMWGNCPQQTSDGNEVFSLVSCPSPIPIWDLHGHTVVKVACGNEHVIALVSTGETHEGEDLVCYSWGTNNHGQLGLGDKESRLRPEIIKTFNEDCPWAVYEVACGAFHTALLTSRKKPSDTSESMCWTFGLGDKGQLGHGTTQSTLVPEPVKQLPQPVYLTSLDCGLFHTSVVSSAGDVWSWGMERGLGLCPEASFAGGDVGDAVSPILIPCNRKYGPKFHDPVQVTCGAAHTVLVADDGYRLWSWGRGRSGVLGNGNTIDCYAPTLVLWPPPTEEFEQEESSEDKTMDKSSDGTTEMDRKLSLAMEEMKSLQLRLSKMERYTSMLHGSIFGKPFNEQDIPAPLQNSGTFDIAKEWDDMLESADRGKLVRMEMFYRNMLAGVKDKLMKRRIKEIVQECLQAPGPGSSS; from the exons ATGGAAGGGTCGGAAACTGCTCCGGCATCCGGTGACCCTTCTCGCAGAGTGGTTGCCGTCGCCTCCGGAGAAGCTCACACTCTCGCTCTCACCG GGGATGGCTTTGTGTATGCATGGGGGAGAGGACTCTTTGGGCGGCTCGGGACTGGGTCTGAAGAGGATGAACTTTTCCCGGTTCGAGTCAAGTTTGATTTCCCTCAGGACAGGAGGGTCAAGATTGTGGGAATCGCTGCTGGTGCTTACCATAGTCTTTGTCTTGCAG ATGACGGATCTGTTTGGTGCTGGGGCTACAATGCCT ACGGACAACTTGGTGTTGGCGGAGACAATTCTGTAGTACCTTGCTTGATGAATGTATTTAATGAGTTGGCTTCTCCCATATCCATGACAAACGAGTCAGAAATGAACAGCAAAGCACCACTAAAG GTTTGTTCTGTTAAAGCTGGTGGTATGACGTCCTTTGCAATAGATAATCTCGGTGCATTATGGATGTGGGGAAACTGCCCACAGCAGACCAGCGACGGCAACGAAGTGTTCTCTCTGGTGAGCTGTCCTTCACCAATTCCAATCTGGGATTTGCATGGACATACTGTAGTTAAGGTAGCTTGTGGGAATGAGCATGTAATAGCTCTGGTTAGTACGGGAGAAACACATGAGGGGGAAGATTTAGTGTGCTACTCGTGGGGTACCAATAATCATGGTCAGTTGGGCCTGGGAGATAAAGAAAGCAGACTTCGCCCTGAAATCATAAAAACATTCAACGAGGATTGTCCATGGGCAGTTTATGAGGTAGCTTGTGGGGCCTTTCATACAGCATTACTTACTAGTAGAAAAAAACCAAGTGACACTTCAGAAAGTATGTGCTGGACATTTGGACTTGGAGATAAAGGACAGCTCGGACATGGAACAACCCAAAGTACTTTGGTTCCAGAACCTGTAAAGCAGCTGCCACAGCCTGTATATTTGACCTCTCTTGACTGTGGCTTGTTTCATACCAGTGTTGTTTCATCAGCTGGAGATGTGTGGTCGTGGGGTATGGAAAGGGGTCTTGGTTTATGTCCAGAAGCAAGTTTCGCAGGTGGAGATGTGGGCGATGCTGTTTCTCCCATACTAATTCCATGTAACAGGAAGTACGGGCCTAAATTTCATGACCCAGTTCAAGTAACCTGTGGGGCTGCACATACTGTTCTTGTTGCAGATGATGGGTACAGGCTTTGGTCTTGGGGAAGAGGAAGGAGCGGAGTCCTTGGCAATGGAAATACAATAGATTGTTATGCTCCGACTTTGGTTTTGTGGCCTCCACCAACTGAGGAATTCGAGCAAGAGGAGAGTTCGGAAGACAAAACCATGGATAAAAGTAGCGATGGAACCACCGAAATGGATAGGAAATTGTCTCTTGCGATGGAAGAGATGAAGTCTCTCCAGTTGAGACTTTCTAAAATGGAAAGATACACGAGCATGCTCCACGGTTCGATCTTCGGGAAACCTTTCAATGAGCAAGATATTCCTGCGCCGTTACAGAATTCCGGGACTTTCGACATCGCGAAAGAGTGGGACGACATGTTGGAGTCAGCCGACCGCGGTAAGCTTGTCAGAATGGAGATGTTCTACAGGAACATGCTTGCTGGTGTGAAAGACAAGCTTATGAAGAGGAGGATCAAGGAGATCGTACAGGAGTGCCTCCAGGCTCCCGGTCCTGGAAGTAGTTCTTAA
- the LOC115741080 gene encoding LOW QUALITY PROTEIN: pentatricopeptide repeat-containing protein At5g08305 (The sequence of the model RefSeq protein was modified relative to this genomic sequence to represent the inferred CDS: deleted 1 base in 1 codon): MLNVSWLCKNGALNGTLTTLLEKCKSMTELKQIHSILITSGLSQEDPLLSGVLSFTALSSAGDVDYSRQVLMQLSSSRTYHWNTVIRGHAKGKNPSRCLSLLVDMLRRGVLPGHMTFPFLAKAVARLEELEHGVSIHAHIAKFGFESDRFIVNSLIHMYASCGDILTARKMFDGMTNRNSVSWNSMLDGYAKCGDMDSARALFDSMPERDVVSWSSLIDGYVKSGEHREAMALFDRMRCIGPKANEVTMVSVLCACAHLGALEKGKIMHRYLVENKLPMTLMLQTSLLDMYAKCGAIEDALAVFDTVPVNKTDVLIWNAVIGGLATHGFAEDALRLFDKMQRTRIKPDEITYLCLLSACAHGGLVHEAWYFFECLDKHGMAPKAEHYACMVDVLARAGRLEEAYQLVGQIPTEQTASMLGALLNGCVNHRRLDIAEIIGMRLIELDPDHDGRYIGLSNIYAVVRRWDEAKVMRAAMEQRGVKKSPGLSFVEIAGTVHRFLAHDKTHPSSEEIYVMLHFIVNQVRPDADQENEECYLYDLEDA, from the exons ATGTTGAATGTTTCATGGTTGTGCAAAAATGGC GCTTTGAACGGAACTCTGACGACCCTTCTCGAAAAATGCAAATCGATGACCGAGTTGAAGCAAATACACTCGATACTGATCACTTCAGGTCTGTCCCAGGAGGACCCTTTATTATCAGGAGTTCTGTCTTTCACTGCACTTTCAAGCGCTGGCGACGTCGACTACTCCCGCCAGGTTTTGATGCAGCTGTCGAGCTCAAGGACTTATCATTGGAACACAGTTATTAGGGGGCATGCAAAAGGTAAGAACCCAAGTAGATGTTTATCGCTTCTTGTCGACATGTTGAGGAGAGGAGTCTTGCCAGGTCATATGACATTTCCATTTCTTGCGAAGGCTGTGGCTCGTTTGGAAGAGCTGGAACATGGGGTCTCGATTCATGCCCATATTGCAAAATTTGGGTTTGAGTCAGATAGGTTCATCGTCAACTCCTTGATTCATATGTACGCATCTTGTGGGGATATATTAACTGCGCGCAAGATGTTTGATGGAATGACTAACAGAAATTCCGTTTCGTGGAATTCCATGTTGGATGGATATGCTAAGTGCGGGGACATGGATTCGGCTCGTGCATTGTTTGACTCGATGCCAGAGCGCGACGTGGTGTCGTGGAGCTCGTTAATTGATGGATATGTCAAGAGCGGGGAGCATAGGGAAGCAATGGCACTATTTGACAGAATGCGTTGCATTGGACCAAAGGCCAATGAGGTGACTATGGTTAGTGTATTGTGCGCTTGCGCCCACTTAGGTGCACTTGAGAAAGGAAAGATCATGCATCGATACTTAGTGGAGAATAAGCTGCCGATGACTCTGATGCTACAGACGTCCCTCTTAGACATGTATGCCAAATGCGGGGCAATAGAGGACGCTTTAGCGGTGTTTGACACGGTGCCTGTTAATAAGACCGACGTGCTGATCTGGAATGCTGTCATTGGAGGCCTCGCCACACATGGATTTGCCGAAGATGCCCTCAGATTATTCGACAAAATGCAAAGAACCAGGATAAAGCCCGATGAGATCACATACCTGTGCTTGTTGAGCGCTTGTGCGCATGGAGGATTAGTTCACGAGGCTTGGTATTTCTTCGAGTGTTTAGATAAACATGGAATGGCTCCTAAGGCAGAACACTATGCTTGCATGGTGGATGTGCTGGCGCGGGCTGGGCGCCTGGAAGAGGCTTACCAGCTCGTGGGTCAAATCCCGACAGAGCAAACCGCTTCAATGTTGGGCGCTCTGCTTAACGGTTGCGTTAACCACAGGAGATTAGATATTGCAGAGATTATTGGAATGAGACTTATAGAATTAGATCCGGATCATGACGGTCGATATATTGGTTTGTCGAACATTTACGCGGTCGTTAGGCGCTGGGATGAAGCCAAAGTAATGAGAGCAGCGATGGAGCAAAGAGGCGTCAAGAAGTCTCCAGGGCTTAGTTTTGTGGAAATAGCCGGAACAGTTCATAGATTCTTAGCACATGACAAAACCCACCCTAGTTCAGAAGAGATTTATGTGATGCTGCATTTTATTGTAAACCAAGTGAGACCTGATGCTGATCAGGAAAACGAGGAATGCTACTTGTACGATTTGGAAGATGCCTGA